The following proteins come from a genomic window of Montipora foliosa isolate CH-2021 chromosome 2, ASM3666993v2, whole genome shotgun sequence:
- the LOC137984909 gene encoding uncharacterized protein isoform X3 gives MSVNLYIASGAHQEFTNSEENLKTDFNFERAVVTAGTWIFYKHANFNNKESGGNSGDHKILNPGASEDIKSVNGSMYLVRDQTEGIILFTHAYYGGKNKWYEEYCADVNPDFQSGTGKGVSSAIVLSKNQSFDIFAKPNFQGLEQRLNPGQWYATPNAMGFPNDLMQSFRKI, from the exons ATGTCCGTCAACTTGTACATCGCAAGCGGTGCGCATCAGGAGTTTACGAATTCAGAAGAGAATCTGAAAACTGACTTCAATTTCGAGAGAGCCGTTGTTACAGCAGGAACCTGGATCTTCTACAAGCACGCCAACTTCAATAACAAGGAATCCGGGGGCAACTCAGGCGATCACAAGATCTTAAACCCTGGAGCAAGTGAAGACATTAAAAGCGTCAATGGTTCCATGTACCTGGTGAGGGATCAGACAGAAGGAATCATCTTGTTTACACACGCTTATTATGGTGGAAAAAATAAG TGGTATGAAGAGTATTGCGCAGATGTGAACCCAGATTTCCAATCCGGTACAGGCAAAGGTGTCTCCTCAGCCATCGTGTTATCGAAGAACCAGTCCTTTGACATCTTTGCCAAACCCAACTTTCAGGGTCTGGAACAGAGGCTAAATCCAGGGCAGTGGTATGCCACTCCAAACGCCATGGGATTCCCTAACGACCTAATGCAGAGCTTCCGTAAGATTTGA
- the LOC137984909 gene encoding uncharacterized protein isoform X2, translated as MIKLNFAGYTMSVNLYIASGAHQEFTNSEENLKTDFNFERAVVTAGTWIFYKHANFNNKESGGNSGDHKILNPGASEDIKSVNGSMYLVRDQTEGIILFTHAYYGGKNKWYEEYCADVNPDFQSGTGKGVSSAIVLSKNQSFDIFAKPNFQGLEQRLNPGQWYATPNAMGFPNDLMQSFRKI; from the exons ATGATAAAACTCAA CTTTGCCGGATACACAATGTCCGTCAACTTGTACATCGCAAGCGGTGCGCATCAGGAGTTTACGAATTCAGAAGAGAATCTGAAAACTGACTTCAATTTCGAGAGAGCCGTTGTTACAGCAGGAACCTGGATCTTCTACAAGCACGCCAACTTCAATAACAAGGAATCCGGGGGCAACTCAGGCGATCACAAGATCTTAAACCCTGGAGCAAGTGAAGACATTAAAAGCGTCAATGGTTCCATGTACCTGGTGAGGGATCAGACAGAAGGAATCATCTTGTTTACACACGCTTATTATGGTGGAAAAAATAAG TGGTATGAAGAGTATTGCGCAGATGTGAACCCAGATTTCCAATCCGGTACAGGCAAAGGTGTCTCCTCAGCCATCGTGTTATCGAAGAACCAGTCCTTTGACATCTTTGCCAAACCCAACTTTCAGGGTCTGGAACAGAGGCTAAATCCAGGGCAGTGGTATGCCACTCCAAACGCCATGGGATTCCCTAACGACCTAATGCAGAGCTTCCGTAAGATTTGA
- the LOC137984909 gene encoding uncharacterized protein isoform X1 produces the protein MPGPSGLAVILTTITPCFAGYTMSVNLYIASGAHQEFTNSEENLKTDFNFERAVVTAGTWIFYKHANFNNKESGGNSGDHKILNPGASEDIKSVNGSMYLVRDQTEGIILFTHAYYGGKNKWYEEYCADVNPDFQSGTGKGVSSAIVLSKNQSFDIFAKPNFQGLEQRLNPGQWYATPNAMGFPNDLMQSFRKI, from the exons ATGCCAGGTCCATCAGGCTTGGCAGTCATCCTGACAACAATCACACCATG CTTTGCCGGATACACAATGTCCGTCAACTTGTACATCGCAAGCGGTGCGCATCAGGAGTTTACGAATTCAGAAGAGAATCTGAAAACTGACTTCAATTTCGAGAGAGCCGTTGTTACAGCAGGAACCTGGATCTTCTACAAGCACGCCAACTTCAATAACAAGGAATCCGGGGGCAACTCAGGCGATCACAAGATCTTAAACCCTGGAGCAAGTGAAGACATTAAAAGCGTCAATGGTTCCATGTACCTGGTGAGGGATCAGACAGAAGGAATCATCTTGTTTACACACGCTTATTATGGTGGAAAAAATAAG TGGTATGAAGAGTATTGCGCAGATGTGAACCCAGATTTCCAATCCGGTACAGGCAAAGGTGTCTCCTCAGCCATCGTGTTATCGAAGAACCAGTCCTTTGACATCTTTGCCAAACCCAACTTTCAGGGTCTGGAACAGAGGCTAAATCCAGGGCAGTGGTATGCCACTCCAAACGCCATGGGATTCCCTAACGACCTAATGCAGAGCTTCCGTAAGATTTGA
- the LOC137984909 gene encoding uncharacterized protein isoform X4: MPGPSGLAVILTTITPCFAGYTMSVNLYIASGAHQEFTNSEENLKTDFNFERAVVTAGTWIFYKHANFNNKESGGNSGDHKILNPGASEDIKSVNGSMYLVRDQTEGIILFTHAYYGGKNKGISCFKDIVLRRFRQKVRNRISMVFRAKIEHVLYSRV, encoded by the exons ATGCCAGGTCCATCAGGCTTGGCAGTCATCCTGACAACAATCACACCATG CTTTGCCGGATACACAATGTCCGTCAACTTGTACATCGCAAGCGGTGCGCATCAGGAGTTTACGAATTCAGAAGAGAATCTGAAAACTGACTTCAATTTCGAGAGAGCCGTTGTTACAGCAGGAACCTGGATCTTCTACAAGCACGCCAACTTCAATAACAAGGAATCCGGGGGCAACTCAGGCGATCACAAGATCTTAAACCCTGGAGCAAGTGAAGACATTAAAAGCGTCAATGGTTCCATGTACCTGGTGAGGGATCAGACAGAAGGAATCATCTTGTTTACACACGCTTATTATGGTGGAAAAAATAAG GGTATAAGCTGCTTCAAAGATATTGTTTTGAGACGTTTCCGTCAAAAGGTAAGAAATAGGATTTCGATGGTTTTTAGAGCTAAGATTGAACATGTTTTGTACTCCCGGGTCTAG